From the genome of Metarhizium brunneum chromosome 4, complete sequence, one region includes:
- the gpi-11 gene encoding Glycosylphosphatidylinositol anchor biosynthesis protein 11, with protein sequence MSSTLVTGSSSQLTDTKFSDVIPSVAVIDTPLSKSIALLRPGLILGLLALRFNSLVADPVPTLQLALPAVALVQTVYAIICLPVAGSQSAKVVRKPRPGEKKKADINGPNTISTAILALLLSAIATPAVYILFVLFGAPFLDHVEHTLLCSAHFSLLALFPIFYSRGVKAETLVAVAGASAPLDETFGGLVGAVAGAWLGAVPIPLDWDREWQKWPVTIVVGMFAGSLLCSSVSGTLLFGKRLSSNEEKNE encoded by the exons ATGTCGTCGACATTAGTCACAGGATCATCAAGTCAGTTGACCGACACAAAATTTTCCGACGTTATTCCTTCCGTCGCCGTGATCGATACGCCTCTATCCAAAAGCATCGCCCTCCTTCGACCGGGTCTCATACTGGGACTCCTCGCCCTACGTTTCAATTCTCTCGTCGCTGATCCCGTGCCGACTCTCCAGCTTGCGCTCCCTGCTGTCGCCTTGGTCCAGACTGTATATGCGATTATTTGTCTTCCCGTTGCTGGCTCTCAATCCGCCAAGGTTGTGAGGAAGCCTCGTCCcggggagaagaagaaggctgacATAAATGGACCAAACACCATCTCG ACAGCTATCCTCGCTTTACTCCTAAGCGCAATCGCCACCCCGGCTGTGTACATTCTCTTTGTTCTATTTGGCGCTCCTTTTCTCGATCACGTCGAACACACGCTTCTCTGCTCTGCACACTTCTCGTTGCTCGCTCTCTTCCCTATATTCTACTCGAGGGGTGTAAAGGCCGAAACCCTTGTCGCGGTGGCCGGTGCTTCAGCGCCTCTGGACGAAACATTTGGAGGACTGGTTGGTGCTGTAGCTGGGGCATGGCTTGGAGCAGTTCCCATTCCACTGGACTGGGATAGAGAGTGGCAGAAATGGCCAGTCACGATTGTGGTCGGCATGTTTGCAGGCTCATTGCTGTGCAGCTCGGTGTCGGGGACGTTGCTCTTTGGCAAACGGTTGAGCAGCAATGAAGAAAAGAACGAGTAA
- the cia84 gene encoding Complex I intermediate-associated protein 84 — MRVNLARHGRRFLVYRPTSAPACLPCVPPTRRRPISRPVVQRTFARTFLNALFQKPPREIRQPEYEPGWMQVMVWRSRMLDNLRPPPRKELIDALRKLMQSKLKRKMPLNSTQALQCRRLLEYLTTSDGHDQHSKSLSSADLSMIRQVLLDIEPQERSENHLELAKSLYAVWSSGNHTGKARPPQLQWSYFIKMLCEYGGSEEALLMLKSKWADPSYHAYLVKEDRLLASVAHGLAREGKEAELVELVNYAMAHGVPYDATIQAVMVRYFANNDKVTETQYWFSQPIDQKYCQAQVYRDIASFARRNDLQEWAGPLILELGQSQPKRKHWDAILQSILLLGRSLAEVEAIMGHMVDRNGALAPTISTINGLLTVAIETQDSELGEGILALCAERGLAPSGETYLRLLRLRLEAVDLKGAQRAFEQVKHFEPWNNENGSDLFDDFRQSSNKYLTLLSRQVPPDFKTILALLDALEEEQMLLDPETVAALCVKFLENDQHFDVMDLLSLHSFLYSEQQREVVQHAFVTFCLDKGTSTSRAWGAYQLLQQFFQDTSYELRMKLISSFFDRKRPDMASHVFGHMRQHRNKTYHPTMDTYILYLEGVAQNPDPEGLVLVHNMLKMDTTIQPNTKLYTGLMLAYAACDKPTTSLDFWNEIIQSREGPSYASLQAVFWALEKKSGGDKQAREIWERIERMDLEVPQAVYSAYVGAVAGSGNEKEVRGLIMNMASYVGSEPDSMTLAIAHNALPGQELQANYRDWVKKKYRATWAELDKVGRRLNEYGLCQIKIKRIMKT, encoded by the exons ATGAGGGTGAATCTGGCCCGTCATGGTCGCCGGTTCCTAGTTTACCGGCCGACGTCCGCTCCAGCATGTCTTCCCTGCGTTCCTCCGACCCGACGACGACCGATTTCGCGACCTGTGGTGCAGAGGACTTTTGCGAGGACATTTCTCAATGCGCTGTTCCAGAAACCTCCGCGAGAAATTCGACAACCCGAGTATGAGCCAGGATGGATGCAAGTCATGGTTTGGAGAAGTCGGATGCTCGATAATCTGCGaccgccgccaaggaaaGAATTGATAGACGCATTGAGGAAGCTTATGCAATCCAagttgaagaggaagatgccgcTGAATAGCACGCAGGCCTTACAATGTCGCCGATTGCTTGAATACCTTACGACTAGCGACGGACATGACCAGCACTCGAAGTCGCTGTCCTCGGCGGATTTGTCCATGATACGACAAGTTCTTCTCGATATCGAACCGCAAGAGAGAAGTGAAAATCATTTGGAACTGGCGAAATCATTATACGCAGTCTGGTCTTCGGGAAATCACACCGGCAAAGCTCGACCTCCCCAGCTGCAATGGAGCTATTTCATCAAGATGCTATGCGAGTACGGTGGCTCGGAAGAAGCACTGCTAATGTTGAAATCAAAGTGGGCGGATCCTTCCTATCATGCCTACTTGGTCAAGGAGGATCGACTGCTGGCATCCGTGGCCCATGGACTTGCGAgagaaggcaaagaagcaGAGCTTGTCGAGCTAGTCAACTATGCCATGGCGCATGGTGTCCCGTATGATGCTACCATCCAAGCGGTCATGGTTCGATATTTTGCCAACAACGACAAGGTTACCGAAACTCAGTATTGGTTTAGCCAGCCAATAGACCAAAAGTACTGTCAGGCTCAGGTTTATAGAGACATAGCATCATTCGCGAGAAGAAACGACCTCCAGGAATGGGCAGGGCCTCTTATTCTTGAACTAGGGCAGTCGCAACCGAAAAGAAAACATTGGGATGCTATACTGCAGTCCATCTTGCTACTTGGGAGGAGCTTGGCGGAAGTAGAAGCCATAATGGGACATATGGTCGATCGCAACGGGGCGCTTGCTCCCACAATCAGCACCATCAATGGTCTCTTGACTGTTGCAATCGAGACTCAAGATTCGGAATTGGGTGAAGGCATACTTGCACTTTGTGCCGAGAGGGGGCTTGCGCCGAGTGGAGAGACCTATCTTCGTCTGTTGCGGCTGAGGTTAGAGGCTGTCGACCTCAAGGGCGCACAACGCGCTTTTGAACAAGTCAAACACTTCGAACCATGGAACAACGAAAATGGATCTGATCTCTTTGATGATTTTCGTCAATCCTCCAATAAATATTTGACTCTGTTATCACGCCAAGTACCTCCAGACTTCAAGACTATTCTTGCGCTTCTAGACGCACTCGAGGAGGAACAGATGCTGCTAGACCCGGAAACCGTAGCAGCTCTTTGTGTCAAGTTTCTGGAGAATGATCAGCACTTTGACGTAATGGATTTGCTATCTCTCCATTCTTTCCTATATAGCGAGCAGCAACGAGAGGTTGTGCAACACGCCTTTGTGACATTTTGTCTCGACAAAGGGACTAGTACATCTCGAGCATGGGGCGCGTaccaacttcttcaacaaTTCTTCCAAGATACGAGCTATGAGCTCAGGATGAAACTGATATCATCGTTCTTTGACCGCAAACGGCCCGATATGGCCTCCCATGTGTTTGGGCACATGCGTCAACACCGAAACAAGACCTATCACCCTACTATGGATACGTATATACTCTATCTAGAGGGAGTCGCACAGAATCCTGATCCCGAGGGATTAGTCTTGGTGCACAACATGCTCAAGATGGATACTACTATCCAACCCAACACAAAGCTGTACACCGGGCTGATGCTGGCTTACGCAGCTTGCGACAAGCCGACAACATCATTGGACTTTTGGAATGAGATTATCCAGTCTCGTGAGGGTCCGTCATATGCAAGTTTACAGGCAGTGTTTTGGGCTTTAGAAAAGAAATCCGGTGGAGATAAGCAGGCCCGTGAAATCTGGGAGAGAATCGAGCGGATGGATTTGGAAGTGCCTCAAGCCGTGTACAGTGCATACGtgggcgccgtggccggaAGTGGCAATGAGAAAGAAGTGCGTGGGCTAATTATGAATATGGCATCCTATGTTGGATCGGAGCCAGATTCAATGAC ACTAGCCATTGCGCACAACGCACTCCCCGGACAAGAACTACAAGCAAACTACCGCGACTGGGTAAAGAAAAAGTACCGAGCCACATGGGCAGAGCTGGACAAAGTTGGCAGACGGCTCAACGAGTACGGCCTCTGTCAAATCAAAATCAAGCGAATCATGAAGACATGA
- the IMP3 gene encoding U3 small nucleolar ribonucleoprotein IMP3: MVRKLKYHEQKLLRKTDFITYKSDKDHRDKAVIRRYMIQKPEDYHKYNRICGSLRQLAHRLSLLPPESATRRKHEELLLNKLYDMGILPGTSKLSAVEKSVTVSAFARRRLPVVMTRLRMAETVQAATKMIEQGHVRVGVETVTDPAYLVTRSTEDFVTWSVGSKIKRNIMKYRDQLDDFELL, from the exons ATGGTGCGCAAGCTCAAGTACCACGAGCAAAAGCTCCTCCGCAAGACCGACTTCATCACCTACAAATCCGACAAGGACCACCGCGACAAAGCCGTCATCCGTCGATACATGATTCAAAAACCTGAAGATTACCACAAATACAACAGAATCTGTGGC TCCCTCAGACAACTAGCCCACCGCCTTTCGCTACTGCCCCCCGAAAGTGCGACTCGCCGCAAGCACGAGGAGCTCCTCCTCAACAAGCTCTACGACATGGGCATTCTGCCCGGAACGTCGAAGCTTTCGGCCGTCGAGAAGAGCGTCACCGTCAGCGCCTTTGCGAGGAGGCGACTGCCCGTTGTGATGACGCGGCTGCGCATGGCGGAGACGGTGCAGGCCGCGACCAAGATGATTGAGCAGGGGCACGTGCGTGTGGGTGTCGAGACGGTGACGGACCCGGCGTACTTGGTGACGAGGTCGACCGAGGACTTTGTGACGTGGTCTGTGGGCAGCAAGATTAAGAGGAACATCATGAAGTACAGGGACCAGTTGGATGATTTTGAGCTGCTGTAG
- the ERCC6L2 gene encoding DNA excision repair protein ERCC-6-like 2 — MKVENENQIIEILDNDPTASENEISTAEGSCRGSRKRKVENENVSEKVHWSDSSDGVPVKPAKRRAKRKSIAKHEKNPKRNDGHAAKDELDLGDIPDYLQERRRNFDANKKQHHEAALMLPPDYTDIDFHESRRVGELKERPEFDVRSGIKPSRPYRDIELPQSAGLIPAPIAQYLRDYQVIGAKFLHRKFVFQEGCILGDDMGLGKTVQVAAFLAAAFGKTGDERDDKRMREIRFCPGRWYPRILVICPGSLIINWKNELNRWGWWHIDIYHGINKDDIMGTARSGLLEIMITTYDTYKNNRSSINMVQWDACIADECHRLKDGSSETTKAMNEVNALCRIGLTGTAIQNKYEELWTLLDWTNPGHFGPKSEWMQTISKPLTVGQSHDATVAQLSLARQTAKKLVENLLPRYFLRRMKTLIADQLPKKIDRVVFCPLTDLQAEAYENFLSCPEIHLLRTISDPCPHGRKKGWCCQTRLPDGRRWPAIIFPSMITLQKLANHLALLTPSTTDLENKHKKELETLKLCLPNTWKPLYEQRDQITNLVNPEFCGKWKVMKKLLRFWHQNGDKVLVFSHSVRLLRILQHLFTSTSYNVSYLDGSLSYEERQDVVDTFNSDPTQFVFLISTKAGGVGLNITSANKVVIVDPHWNPSYDLQAQDRAYRIGQTRDVEVFRLISQGTVEEIVYARQVYKQQQANIGYTASSERRYFKGVQHDEDRKGEIFGLSNIFTYHGTSSLVRNIVNNTNIAEAKAGVDMADVDMEQAAKDEEAFGPLKREDAGAEDGGVSQLAALLTAENQQQLLESKKSGAPKSDAIQAILTSVGVEYTHDNSEVVGTSKIEEQLSRRAAMRSYADGDTEGQNALFAKSQDEDDRDMLHSTYRPPEDVCLRQFCSMAREFGFVNATEFALVVENWSQEARRNCLDTFYRRREAQLDEAENLKLERAAEAAVEDESVQDDEKSDHVAQVKDEDTTRSKNKDIKRVKNEDIRSDIKDEDIKAEGVTLGDIKREDIKREGIKREGIKREGIKDEDAKDEDVKTVALKEDIKPEDAGETRTKHQPANAIDAKPKTFKVEGASKRDSIFISDDDDDEL, encoded by the coding sequence ATGAAGGTCGAAAATGAGAACCAGATCATCGAGATATTGGATAATGACCCGACGGCGTCTGAAAATGAAATTTCAACCGCTGAGGGATCTTGCAGAGGCTCAAGAAAGCGCAAAGTTGAAAACGAGAACGTCTCGGAAAAGGTCCACTGGTCTGACAGCTCAGATGGAGTGCCCGTGAAGCCAGCAAAGCGAAGGGCAAAACGCAAGTCGATCGCAAAGCATGAGAAAAATCCAAAGCGTAATGATGGACATGCCGCGAAAGATGAGCTTGATCTTGGCGACATTCCGGACTATCTGCAAGAGAGACGTCGAAACTTTGATGCGAATAAGAAACAGCATCACGAGGCTGCTCTCATGCTCCCCCCAGACTACACCGATATTGATTTTCATGAATCAAGAAGAGTAGGAGAGCTGAAGGAAAGACCCGAGTTTGATGTCAGAAGTGGTATCAAGCCGTCTCGGCCGTACAGGGACATTGAGCTACCCCAGTCCGCTGGGCTCATTCCAGCACCTATCGCTCAATATCTGCGAGACTATCAGGTGATAGGAGCCAAGTTTCTTCATCGCAAGTTCGTCTTCCAAGAAGGGTGTATTCTCGGCGACGACATGGGTCTTGGTAAAACAGTCCAGGTAGCCGCATTCCTGGCAGCTGCATTCGGCAAGACTGGCGACGAGCGGGATGATAAACGAATGAGGGAGATTCGGTTTTGCCCTGGTCGCTGGTATCCCAGGATCCTCGTCATTTGCCCTGGATCGCTTATCATCAATTGGAAGAACGAGTTGAACAGATGGGGGTGGTGGCACATTGACATATATCACGGCATAAACAAGGACGACATCATGGGAACAGCACGATCGGGGCTCCTTGAGATCATGATTACGACCTACGACACATACAAGAATAACCGGAGTTCTATTAACATGGTGCAATGGGATGCTTGCATTGCAGACGAATGCCACCGACTCAAGGATGGGTCGTCCGAAACGACAAAGGCAATGAACGAAGTGAATGCGCTTTGTCGTATTGGACTTACCGGAACCGCAATTCAAAACAAGTATGAGGAACTGTGGACACTTCTTGACTGGACAAACCCAGGACATTTCGGGCCCAAGTCGGAATGGATGCAGACCATCAGCAAGCCTCTGACAGTCGGACAGTCTCACGACGCAACCGTAGCCCAACTTAGTTTGGCCCGGCAAACCGCTAAGAAGCTCGTTGAGAACCTCCTGCCTCGCTACTTTTTGCGGCGCATGAAGACCCTAATTGCAGATCAGTTACCAAAGAAGATAGACAGAGTCGTCTTCTGCCCTCTCACAGACTTACAAGCCGAGGCATATGAGAACTTCCTCAGCTGTCCTGAGATCCATCTTCTACGCACCATATCAGATCCATGTCCACATGGCAGAAAGAAAGGCTGGTGCTGTCAAACCCGCCTCCCGGATGGCAGACGATGGCCCGCCATCATATTCCCAAGCATGATTACGTTGCAAAAATTAGCGAACCACCTCGCGCTGCTCACGCCGTCCACCACGGACCTTGAAAACAAGCATAAAAAGGAGCTGGAAACTCTAAAGCTCTGCCTTCCAAATACGTGGAAGCCACTCTACGAACAAAGAGACCAAATCACAAATCTTGTCAACCCCGAGTTCTGCGGCAAATGGAAAGTCATGAAGAAACTGCTAAGGTTCTGGCACCAAAACGGCGACAAGGTGCTTGTGTTCTCGCACAGCGTCCGGCTGCTCCGTATCCTGCAGCACCTATTCACGAGCACGAGCTACAACGTCAGCTACCTAGACGGATCACTCAGCTACGAGGAACGACAAGACGTCGTAGACACCTTCAACTCAGACCCCACCCAGTTTGTGTTTCTCATCTCAACCAAGGCAGGGGGTGTGGGACTCAACATCACTTCTGCCAACAAAGTCGTCATTGTCGATCCTCACTGGAACCCATCGTACGACTTGCAAGCTCAGGACCGCGCGTACCGAATCGGCCAGACTCGTGATGTCGAAGTCTTCCGCCTCATATCGCAGGGCACTGTAGAGGAAATCGTCTACGCACGACAAGTCTACAAGCAACAACAGGCAAATATCGGATACACCGCCTCATCCGAACGCCGGTACTTCAAAGGTGTACAGCATGATGAGGACAGAAAGGGCGAAATTTTCGGCCTGTCCAATATATTCACGTACCACGGGACGTCCAGCCTAGTGAGAAATATTGTGAATAACACCAACATAGCTGAAGCCAAAGCGGGCGTCGACATGGCTGATGTGGACATGGAAcaggcagccaaggacgaggaggcgTTCGGTCCGCTGAAACGGGAAGATGCGGGCgctgaagacggcggtgTGAGTCAACTCGCTGCGCTTCTTACTGCTGAAAACCAacagcagctcctcgagTCCAAAAAGTCGGGCGCGCCCAAGAGCGACGCCATCCAGGCAATCCTGACGTCGGTTGGCGTAGAATACACTCACGACAACTCTGAAGTCGTCGGCACGTCAAAGATAGAGGAGCAGCTCTCGCGCCGAGCGGCCATGCGATCATATGCGGATGGGGATACGGAGGGACAGAATGCCCTGTTTGCGAAATCCCAGGACGAAGACGATCGCGACATGCTACATAGCACATATCGACCGCCAGAGGACGTCTGTCTGCGGCAGTTCTGCTCAATGGCCCGGGAATTCGGGTTCGTCAATGCTACGGAATTTGCACTTGTGGTGGAGAATTGGTCGCAGGAAGCTAGGAGGAACTGCTTGGACACCTTTTATAGGAGGAGAGAGGCGCAGTTGGACGAGGCGGAGAATCTGAAACTGGAAAGGGCTGCTGAGGCGGCAGTTGAGGATGAGAGTGTCCAGGACGATGAGAAGAGCGATCATGTGGCGCAGGTTAAAGATGAAGACACGACGAGGAGCAAGAACAAGGACATAAAAAGGGTGAAGAATGAGGATATAAGGAGCGACATTAAGGATGAGGACATCAAGGCTGAAGGCGTCACTTTGGGAGACATCAAGAGAGAGGACATCAAGAGAGAGGGCATCAAGAGAGAGGGCATCAAGAGAGAGGGTatcaaggacgaggatgccaaggacgaggatgtCAAGACTGTCGCCTTAAAGGAGGATATTAAGCCTGAGGACGCAGGCGAAACGAGAACTAaacaccagccagccaacgcTATTGATGCGAAACCAAAAACGTTCAAGGTGGAGGGCGCATCGAAACGAGATTCAATTTTTATttccgacgacgatgatgatgagctaTAG
- the prlL_5 gene encoding MFS transporter prlL: MSGTEDKLGTPAPDDDFSAGVTHALRSADGSSKGAPRGFQPPEIIRLMSPEERDQLEKKLIRKIDIRILPMIVVMYILNYIDRNNIASARFAGLEDDLKLNSSGTQFSTAVSILFVGYLLMQVPSNLLLNKTGKPGKYLPICMAIWGVISAATAGCHSFGGLLAARFFLGFVEAAYFPGCLYYLSCWYTRIELGVRTTYLYAGSLISGAFSGLIAAGITGNMDGTRGLRAWRWLFIIEGAITVAIAIVAFFILPDFPRTTKWLNKEEMALAVWRLEEDIGQDDWVNSQEQTFWHGFKLALEDVKTWVLLVMLFGNIAAASVTNFFPTVVATLKYKPVVTLLLTAPPYVLGVITTFATAWHADRTGERFYHVSIPLCLAMVTFIISAATTNIAARYVAIMLMIPGLYSGFTTALAWISNTLPRPPAKRAAALAFINAVANSTSIYASYLYPKSAAPEYTGAFIHNCVMAAVAIFAAFVLKRMLVRLNNKLDRGETVEGAVNAAPGEAVEHGFRFLV; encoded by the exons ATGAGCGGCACAGAAGACAAACTTGGCACGCCAGCACCAGACGACGACTTCTCGGCCGGGGTTACCCACGCGCTTCGTTCAGCAGATGGTTCCTCAAAGGGTGCGCCCCGAGGGTTTCAGCCTCCCGAGATAATTCGTCTCATGTCGCCCGAGGAGCGCGAtcagctggagaagaagctcatcCGGAAGATTGACATTCGCATCCTCCCAATGATAGTCGTCATGTACATTCTGAACTACATTGATAG GAACAATATTGCATCGGCCAGGTTTGCCGGTTTGGAAGATGATCTGAAGCTTAATTCAAGCGGGACTCAGTTCTCT ACCGCTGTCAGTATTCTCTTCGTGGG ATATCTATTAATGCAAGTGCCGTCCAACTTGCTTCTTAACAAGACTGGGAAGCCAGGAAAATACCTGCCCATCTGT ATGGCCATTTGGGGAGTCATCTCGGCTGCTACCGCAGGCTGCCACTCCTTTGGGGGACTCCTAGCTGCCAGGTTCTTCCTTGGATTCGTTGAAGCAGCATATTTT CCAGGTTGTCTGTACTATCTCAGCTGTTGGTATACGCGCATAGAGTTGGGTGTGCGGACGACATATCTCTATGCGGGATCACTCATTTCTGGCGCCTTTTCTGGGCTCATTGCCGCTGGCATCACGGGCAACATGGACGGAACTCGCGGTCTTCGAGCGTGGCGGTGGCTGTTCATCATTGAGGGCGCGATTACTGTGGCAATTGCAATTGttgccttcttcatcttgccaGACTTTCCGCGAACGACAAAGTGGCTAAACAAGGAGGAAATGGCGCTTGCTGTCTGGAGGCTGGAGGAAGATATCGGCCAGGATGATTGGGTGAATTCGCAAGAACAGACTTTTTGGCACGGCTTCAAGCTCGCGTTGGAAGATGTGAAAACCTGGGTCTTG CTTGTGATGCTCTTTGGCAATATAGCTGCGGCGTCTGTTACCAATTTCTTCCCCACCGTCGTCGCGACTCTCAAGTATAAGCCGGTAGTTACGCTGTTGTTGACCGCGCCGCCGTACGTTCTGGGCGTCATCACTACATTCGCAACAGCATGGCATGCAGATAGAACTGGCGAGCGGTTTTATCACGTTAGCATTCCGCTGTGTCTGGCAATGGTGACGTTTATCATCTCGGCTGCTACAACAAACATTGCCGCCAGATACGTTGCCATCATGCTCATG ATTCCCGGTCTCTATAGCGGATTTACTACTGCGCTGGCTTGGATCAGCAATACTTTACCACGTCCGCCAGCCAAACGAGCAGCAGCACTTGCCTTTATCAATGCCGTGGCGAACAGCACATCGATCTATGCCAGTTACTTGTACCCCAAGTCGGCTGCTCCGGAATATACCGGAGCCTTTATTCACAACTGCGTCATGGCGGCAGTGGCTATATTTGCAGCATTTGTGCTGAAGAGAATGCTGGTCCGGCTGAACAATAAATTGGACAGAGGAGAAACGGTTGAGGGTGCAGTTAATGCGGCGCCTGGGGAGGCCGTGGAGCATGGATTTCGTTTTTTGGTGTAG
- the Akr7a3 gene encoding Aflatoxin B1 aldehyde reductase member 3, translated as MPLIVQNVNPRIILGLMTFGPSSEDGARITDLDTFNKALDLFQTRGYSEVDTARIYVGGKQEAFTKEAGWKERGLTLATKVQYPFAPGDNTADKVIASVETSLKDLGTDCVDILYLHKPDRGTPFQETLEAMDKLHKAGKFVRLGISNFTAYEVAEVMMICKYNNWVRPSIFQGMYNCITRNIEAELFTACRRYGLDIVVYNPLAGGLFSGKIKSHDMIPESGRFSDVSSVQGANYRKRYFHESTFKAIQLVEGVVEKHNLTMIETALRWVVHHSKLKIKDGNDGILIGVSSVEQLEDNLNNLEKGPLPDEVVKALDDAWQISKADSANYWHGDLDYGYDPRGLLFGPGAK; from the exons ATGCCGCTCATCGTTCAGAATGTAAACCCGCGTATCATCCTGGGTCTGATGACGTTTGGACCGAGTTCGGAGGACGGCGCCCGCATCACTGACCTGGATACTTTCAACAAGGCTCTGGACCTGTTTCAGACAAGAGGATATAGCGAGGTAGACACAGCTCGCATTTATGTCGGCGGAAAACAAGAGGCATTTACGAAGGAGGCCGGGTGGAAGGAGAGGGGATTGACCCTGGCCACCAAAGTCCAATATCCATTTGCACCTGGGGATAACACGGCCGACAAGGTGATTGCTTCGGTGGAGACTAGTCTCAAGGACCTGGGCACTGACTGTGTAGAT ATCCTATATCTACACAAGCCCGATCGTGGCACGCCGTTCCAAGAGACGCTCGAAGCTATGGATAAGCTGCACAAGGCTGGCAAATTTGTTCGCCTTGGTATAAGCAATTTCACTGCATACGAGGTGGCCGAAGTTATGATGATTTGCAAGTACAACAACTGGGTTCGGCCGAGCATTTTCCAGGGCATGTATAACTGCATCACGCGTAATATTGAAGCCGAGCTGTTCACAGCTTGTCGTCGTTACGGCCTCGATATTGTTGTATACAATCCCCTGGCCGGTGGTCTCTTCTCGGGCAAGATCAAGTCGCACGACATGATCCCCGAGAGCGGCCGGTTCTCGGATGTCAGTTCCGTCCAGGGTGCCAATTACCGGAAGCGATATTTCCACGAGAGCACATTCAAGGCCATCCAGCTGGTGGAAGGGGTCGTCGAGAAACACAATCTGACCATGATCGAGACGGCGCTGCGATGGGTAGTGCATCATTCCAAGCTCAAGATCAAGGATGGTAACGATGGAATACTCATTGGTGTATCGAGTGTCGAACAGCTAGAGGACAACTTGAACAACCTGGAGAAGGGGCCGCTTCCTGACGAGGTTGTCAAGGCTCTCGATGATGCGTGGCAAATCTCCAAGGCTGACTCGGCTAATTACTGGCACGGCGATTTGGACTATGGCTACGATCCTAGGGGGCTGTTGTTTGGGCCCGGGGCCAAGTAG